CCGGTTGTCGATTCTACGCTCAAAAACTACAGCAAGTCCTTGTCGCCCGAAGAATTATCTTAGCAAACGTGGTTTGTTTAACCAGCAGAATTTCCATAGGTGAATACAGAGCGCGTGTACAGCAGGCAGATCATTACGATTGTGCTCTGAGAGAATGTATATCTGAGCCGAAATTTCCTGCACAGGGCTCGCCCCCACCCGTATGAATCGACAGGAGTCAACTGGTTCAGGCTCGACTCAACGATTTCGTTCCTTTTGACACTCCTTCCCCTACTCCTTTAGTGGTTGTCGGTCGAATAGCATATCTATGGGTACGACATCCACAACTGGTACGGCGTCAACGTTCAATAGACCCAATAACTCTGTCGGGTACATAGCCATCGTGATGGCACTCATAACTGGGGTTTTACACCTCGTCGCTTCGACGAACGCGATTCAGTTCAGTCAGGTACTCGGCATTCTATTTGTGCTTAACGGCCTTGGTTTCCTTGCTGGTGCAGTGTTATATCTAACCAAATACTGGAAAAAAGAACTGTTTTTGGTGGCGGCACTGTATTCGCTTGTAACGATTCTAGCACTCTTCGCGGTGCAAGGGTGGGGTGTCGAGGCGTTCTACATGCAAGGGAGCATCAACCCGTTTGCAGTTATCACAAAGGCCGCAGAGGCGGTACTCGTTGTCTGTGCGATCTATTTGTACGCCGCCGAGTGAGGTGACAACGTCTGTTGATTTCCAGCGTTCGTTGCTTTTACCCACCTTCGTTGCTGAGTTCCCCGCTCGCTTTTGCTGATTATCGCGTTGTCTGTAGACACATTTATTCAATAGCTTGCCAGATGGATGCTCTATATTCAGCACTGTGGAACAATCTCAACTTTAAATAGTTTCTCTGGAAACCGCGTACACCTCTAGCTGTAATGACACAGCATCAGTCTGAGTCATCATCGTGGGCGAAGCGACATCGACGAGCATTAACGACACGACATTCTCACGAAGATGTTCTCACCGACCGAGAGTTCGAGTTGTTGCTCGAAGCTTGTTCGGAGTTACCCAGTCCCCGTGATTTCCAAGCGCGGTTCATCTGTTTGGTCGCAGGTCGGCTCGGACTCCGTGGGGGCGAGATTTCACATCTCAGTACCGACTGGTTTGACTGGGATCGGAAACTTCTCCAAATTCCACAGCACGAGCCGTGTGCTTGTGGGTACTGTCGTCGCCAAGCAGCTCAGGAAGCGAACCACTGTGACGACCTCACCGAGGACAAGGCAGTAGAGGCCCGGTGGCACCCAAAGACGGTCTCGTCCGCCCGGGCGATCCCGTTCGACCTGTCTTTGCGTCTCGAATTGTGTCTCGAACGCTTCGCCAATCGTTACGATTCATTTCCTCATTCGCGTTCGACGATCAATAGGCGGGTGAACGAAGCTGCGGAGACTGCCGATCTTCGGGGACGCGTCTACCCACACTGTTTGCGAGCAACCGCTGCGAGCTATCACGCCTATCAAGGAGTTGCGCCAGTTCCGCTTCAGGCCTTGATGGGATGGA
The Natrinema sp. HArc-T2 genome window above contains:
- a CDS encoding tyrosine-type recombinase/integrase, whose amino-acid sequence is MTQHQSESSSWAKRHRRALTTRHSHEDVLTDREFELLLEACSELPSPRDFQARFICLVAGRLGLRGGEISHLSTDWFDWDRKLLQIPQHEPCACGYCRRQAAQEANHCDDLTEDKAVEARWHPKTVSSARAIPFDLSLRLELCLERFANRYDSFPHSRSTINRRVNEAAETADLRGRVYPHCLRATAASYHAYQGVAPVPLQALMGWSDLATAQKYIRISGTATADALRQAHHR